In Herbaspirillum seropedicae, a single window of DNA contains:
- the accB gene encoding acetyl-CoA carboxylase biotin carboxyl carrier protein, with protein MDLRKLKTLIDLVAESAIEELEVTEGESKVRIVKSSPNTQNQVVMVPQQQAYAPAAAPVAAAAPVAAPAAAPAAAAVPEGYIVKSPMVGTFYRSSAPGAPAFVEVGKEVKEGDTLCIIEAMKLLNEIDTDKGGVVKQILVENGQPVEFGQPLFVLG; from the coding sequence ATGGATTTACGAAAACTCAAGACGCTGATCGACCTGGTTGCTGAATCGGCCATCGAAGAGCTGGAAGTCACCGAAGGCGAAAGCAAGGTCAGGATCGTCAAATCGTCCCCGAATACCCAGAATCAGGTCGTGATGGTGCCGCAACAGCAAGCCTACGCACCGGCCGCCGCGCCCGTCGCCGCCGCTGCTCCGGTGGCAGCCCCCGCTGCCGCGCCGGCTGCCGCCGCCGTGCCGGAAGGCTATATCGTCAAGTCGCCCATGGTCGGCACCTTCTACCGCTCCTCCGCGCCGGGCGCACCGGCCTTCGTGGAAGTGGGCAAGGAAGTCAAGGAAGGCGACACCCTGTGCATCATCGAAGCAATGAAGCTGCTCAACGAGATCGACACCGACAAGGGTGGCGTGGTCAAGCAGATCCTGGTGGAAAACGGCCAGCCGGTGGAATTCGGCCAGCCGCTGTTCGTGCTGGGCTGA
- a CDS encoding TlpA family protein disulfide reductase — MKKLRNVILLAVVAVVCVGIGLYASHRAHPAESAETQALNRLLAQSLPDATGQMQSLAQYRGKPLIVNFWATWCGPCVEEMPELTALQQEIAPVQILGIGVDSQENIGKFAQKYQIRYPLFVAGTGATDLLRQFGNQAGGLPFTALVGKDGNVKKIYLGRLKFDELRQDLSQL, encoded by the coding sequence ATGAAAAAGCTGCGCAATGTGATCCTGTTGGCCGTGGTTGCCGTCGTTTGTGTGGGGATCGGCCTGTACGCCAGCCATCGCGCCCATCCGGCCGAGTCCGCCGAGACCCAGGCGCTGAACCGCCTGCTGGCGCAGTCGCTGCCTGACGCTACCGGGCAGATGCAGTCGCTGGCGCAGTATCGGGGCAAGCCGCTGATCGTGAACTTCTGGGCCACCTGGTGCGGCCCTTGCGTGGAGGAAATGCCCGAGCTGACGGCTCTGCAGCAAGAAATCGCGCCGGTGCAGATCCTCGGAATTGGCGTCGATAGCCAGGAAAATATCGGCAAGTTTGCGCAAAAGTACCAAATCCGCTATCCTCTCTTCGTTGCCGGAACCGGCGCCACCGATTTGCTGCGGCAATTCGGCAATCAGGCGGGCGGTCTTCCGTTCACCGCTCTGGTGGGCAAGGACGGCAACGTCAAGAAGATCTACCTGGGTCGTCTGAAGTTCGACGAACTGCGCCAGGACCTCTCCCAGCTGTAA
- the aroQ gene encoding type II 3-dehydroquinate dehydratase, whose translation MAKQLLLLNGPNLNLLGTREPAVYGSTTLADIEQRAQEQARAAGASLVAFQSNHEGALIDRIHQARSEGVDGIIINPGGLTHTSVALRDALAGVAIPFVEVHISNIHQREEFRHFSYLSGIARAVLCGFGVDGYRMAVDHWLRQS comes from the coding sequence ATGGCAAAACAGCTACTCCTGCTCAATGGTCCGAACCTGAATCTGCTCGGGACCCGGGAGCCGGCAGTCTACGGTTCCACCACGCTGGCCGATATCGAACAGCGTGCGCAAGAACAGGCCCGCGCCGCAGGCGCTAGCCTGGTCGCCTTCCAGAGCAATCATGAAGGCGCGCTGATCGACCGCATCCATCAGGCCCGCAGCGAGGGCGTGGACGGGATCATCATCAATCCGGGCGGACTGACCCATACCAGCGTGGCCTTGCGCGATGCGCTGGCCGGGGTGGCCATCCCTTTCGTGGAAGTGCATATCTCCAATATTCACCAGCGCGAGGAATTCAGGCATTTTTCCTACCTGTCCGGCATTGCCCGGGCAGTCCTGTGCGGCTTTGGGGTGGATGGCTATCGCATGGCCGTCGACCATTGGCTGCGTCAATCCTGA
- a CDS encoding helix-turn-helix transcriptional regulator yields MRTTGVKIENLNAPHATVQYEGEYFLLPEGGLYRSMTASGWVMLSIPEAEGYSLYIPRSGELHWRAAEGLIHCRSGSAIMLDLARMQQLASLGSSSGTGFFFSMHCMTHNLSQLLEAPVHRQLRFQSPLVHDAHVLAPLASLGELIAEGLGGSAPLKNAPLAMANLLQAASYLILHNLPHNHSHALTRRPPAPAPRQIKRAVEFIMARLSAPITLADIAAHAAISVRSLQSGFRRYKEMTPMEFLRTQRLGRVREDLLDPAVPADIQHIALSWGFTHLYLFMRYYKKQFGESPQATLARRAAKWSGS; encoded by the coding sequence TTGCGCACCACCGGTGTCAAGATCGAGAACCTGAATGCGCCACACGCCACGGTCCAATATGAAGGCGAATATTTCCTGCTGCCCGAGGGGGGGCTCTACCGTTCCATGACCGCCTCTGGATGGGTCATGCTCAGCATCCCCGAGGCCGAGGGCTATAGTCTCTACATTCCGCGCAGCGGCGAGTTGCACTGGCGCGCGGCCGAGGGCCTGATCCATTGCCGCAGTGGCAGCGCCATCATGCTGGACCTGGCTCGGATGCAGCAGCTCGCCAGCCTGGGCTCATCCTCGGGCACGGGCTTCTTTTTCTCCATGCATTGCATGACGCACAATCTGTCCCAGCTGCTGGAGGCGCCGGTGCACCGGCAATTGCGTTTCCAGTCACCGCTGGTGCACGACGCCCATGTGCTGGCTCCGCTGGCGTCCCTGGGCGAACTCATCGCCGAAGGCCTGGGTGGGTCAGCGCCGCTGAAGAATGCGCCGCTGGCCATGGCCAATCTGCTGCAGGCGGCCTCCTACCTGATCCTGCACAACCTGCCGCACAATCATTCGCACGCCCTGACGCGCCGGCCACCCGCGCCCGCGCCGCGCCAGATCAAGCGCGCCGTGGAGTTCATCATGGCCAGGCTGTCCGCACCGATCACCCTGGCCGACATCGCCGCGCATGCCGCCATCAGCGTGCGCTCGCTACAGTCGGGCTTTCGTCGCTACAAGGAAATGACACCGATGGAGTTCCTGCGCACCCAGCGCCTGGGGCGTGTGCGCGAAGACCTGCTGGATCCGGCCGTTCCTGCTGATATCCAGCACATTGCATTGAGTTGGGGCTTCACCCATCTCTACCTGTTCATGCGCTATTACAAGAAGCAGTTCGGCGAGAGCCCTCAGGCCACCCTGGCCAGGCGGGCGGCCAAGTGGAGCGGTAGCTGA